ATCAAGCAGCCTAAGACTTATGGCAGATCAGCTGGTGCAAAAGACTCAGTCTCTTTTTAAAACAAAAATTTTCTAATCAAAACCTGCTCCAAGCGCAGAGCAAGCGTCCATTTCAGAAAATGGCGACAAATCTCTCTAAGAATTTTTACGCCCTTTTCTTCCAATGGTCTTGCTCTTTGGAGCACCCGTCGCACTCTACCCAAACCTGCTCGCTGACAAAAGTGAACTCCGCTTCAGAAATATTTGGCAATCCTTTTCAAGGATTGCCGCATATTTCTTCCAGCGTTTCACTTTTCGTCGTCAGCTCGCACTCTTTTATTTTTATTTATTACGCATGGTTGGGAAAAGTAGGATGTCGCGGATGGAGTCCGAGTTGGTAAATATCATTACCAAACGGTCAATCCCAATTCCTAAACCGCCCGTTGGTGGCATCCCGGTTTCTAGGGCTTCCACGAAGTCCTCATCCATATGTTGGGCTTCATCGTCACCGAGTTCTCTTTCCTTGACTTGAGCTTCAAAGCGTTGCCGTTGGTCGATCGGGTCGGTCAATTCAGTAAAGGCATTGCCTGCTTCCGCTCCGGCAATAAAGGCTTCAAAGCGGTCGGTGAAGCGGCTATCTTCTTCATTGGCCCGTGCCAATGGTGAGATTGACTTCGGATGACCATAAACAAAGGTTGGTTGAATTAAAGTCTCTTCCACAAAAGTTTCAAAGAATTCGTTAACCACCTTACCAAAGTCATCCGTGTCTTTGAATTCAACCTGATGTTCTTTGGCTAATTGACGCGCTTCTTCATCGGTCATTTCTTGCCAGAAGTCAACCCCAGTCGCCTCTTTAATAGCGTCAACCATGTGGACCCGGCGCCACTGACCAGAGAAGTCTAATTGGTGGTCCCCATAAGGAATGGTGGTTGATCCCACCACTTGGCTAGCAATATGGTGGTATAATTCTTCGACTAAGTCCATCACGTCCCACATATCGCTATAAGCAGTATAGAGTTCCAGCAAGGTGAACTCAGGATTGTGGGTGTGGTCAATCCCTTCATTTCTGAAAACCCGACCAATTTCATAAACTTTTTCCATTCCTCCGACGATTAAGCGTTTGAGATGGAGTTCCAAAGCAATGCGTAGGTATAAATCAATATCTAAAGCATTATGGTGAGTAACGAAAGGACGGGCATTGGCTCCCCCAGGAATGTTATGTAAAACTGGGGTTTCCACTTCTAAGTAGCCACGTTGGTCGAGGAAACGACGGATTTCACTAATGATCTTTGACCGGGTAACAAAGCGGTCATAGCTCTCCCGGTTAGTAATCAAGTCCAAATGGCGTTGACGGTAGATTTGTTCCTTGTCTTGTAAACCATGGTACTTGTCAGGAAGTGGACGCAGCGCCTTGGTTAGATGTTTTAATTCTTCTGCCTTAACCGATAATTCACCGGTATTGGTCCGCATCACATAACCTGAAACAGCGATAATATCACCGAGGTCAGCCTTCTTCCAGATATCCATATAATCCTTGTCGCCAATTTCGTCTTTACGAACATAAATTTGAATTTGACCAGACCCGTCTTGAATATGACCAAAACCTGCCCGACCCTTTCCTCTCTTTGTCATGAGGCGGCCAGCAATATTAACAAAGACTGCCTTATCAGCTAGTTCGTCTTTGTCAAAAGCTTCATATTGGTCATGGATTTCTTGAGCGAGGGCATCGCGCTTAAAGCCTTTCGCAAATGGTTGGTAGCCATTTTCTATTAATTCATCTACTTTTTCGCGACGGACTTGCATTTGGTCATTCATCGCTTCATGCTGTTGGTTTTCCTTTGCCATTATCGACACTCCCATACTATTTTATTTCATTCTATTAAAAACAGCCCTTCAGGCATGCTTTTTTGGTCTTCCCTCTTATTCTATACTATTTAACGGTTTTTAGCAGCTTCTCTTTGTGCTAAACGTTCTTCCCGCGATAAGCGTTGGCGTTTAGGCGCCTTTTCACGCTCTTTAGTCGCCTTAGCGAAATTGTTTAACAGGTCGACGACTTCTTGGTAGGAATCAGCCTGGGTGCAGGCCACCTTGACCTTAGCTGAACGAGGGATTCCTTTGAGATAATAAGCTACCATGGAGCGAAATTCCCGGACCCCAACACTTTCCCCTTTTAAGTCAACCAGTCGGGTCAGGTGATCCTTGCAGGCTTCAATCCGTTCTAGGCCAGTCTTTTCAGGAAGGAGTTCGCCAGTCTCCACGTAATGAACCATGCGGTGAATCACCCAAGGGTTACCTAGGCAGCCCCGTCCTACCATAACACCATCAACCCCATAGTTATCGAGGGCGTACTTGGCTGCTTCGGGAGTCCGGATATCTCCATTGCCGTAAAAAGGCACAGAAAGATGCTGGCTAACTTGCTTGATAATGTCCCAGTTAGCCTTACCGGTATACATTTGCTCCCGGGTTCTGCCGTGCATAGCAATCATCTTCGCGCCAGCTTCTTGGGCAGCCAGGGCGTTCTCTACCGCCAAAATATGGTCATCGTCCCAACCTGTCCGCATTTTTACTGTGACTGGAAGGGAGACTGCATCGGCAACCGTCTTCACCCGTTTGTAAACTTCATTGGGATCTAAGAGAGCCTTGGATCCTGCATCGGTCTTAACCACTTTATTCACCGGGCAGCCCATGTTGATATCAATGATAGCAGCCTTGGTATTGGCTTCAATAAATTGAGCTGCTTCAGCTAGAGAATCAGCCTGACTACCAAAAATTTGCACGGAAAGGGGCCATTCTTCATCCTCAATATGCAGCATGGATAGGGTCTTTTTGTTTCTAAAATGAATCCCTTGGTCAGAGATCATTTCACAAACAACCAGCCCCGCTCCCTGGGCTTTGACAATGGTTCGAAAGGCGGCGTTAGAGACACCAGCCATCGGAGCGACCGCAATGGGGTTAGTGATTTCAATATTGCCGATTTTGATCATAGTACTCCCTTTCTAATTATAGACACACCAAATGATTCTATCAGAAAAAACGGCAGAAGAAAAGAGCAGAGACAAAAGCCCCGCTCTTTTCTTCCTCTGATTTCGTCCTTTGATGTGACTGTCATACTCTCTAAACCTGCTCCAGTCACAGGACGAACGTCCATTTCGCACAGGGTGTGAGACTTGGCGCCTAGGCTTGGATGATTGGAGCAAGTCATAATAAAAGCGAAACATTCGCTTGTTTCTGACTTGTGAAATCACTCCAAGTCTGCCAAGTCAAACCCAACTAAAACTGCCAACGCTCAGACCAGTTGAGTTCGAACGCCAGGCTTGAAGTTGCTTCAGAAAATACCAAGGCACAGTTTAGTTGAGTTCGGAAGGGGTAGGGGATGTCCTTTCAGAAAAGATGAACGATCAACAAGTTGAGTTCGAACGCCAGCCTTGAAGTTGCTTCAGAAAATTCCAACGCACAGTCCTGCTGTGCTTATGATATTTTCCTCCAGCAATTCAAGGCTTTAGCGGCGTTCTCACATCCTTATAGCTGATCTTATCATCTTTTCCTCCAAGGAATCGCCCTCCCTGATCCTTCTTCACATCCTTATAGCTGTGCTTATGGTATTTTCCTCCACCAATTCAAGTCTCTGACGGAGTCCTCACATCCTTCATCTTACCGGCCATTAGCTATGGTGACTACCTTATGCCCCCGGCCTAGACGTTCAGCAATGGCAATCGCTCCGGTAATGGCCAAGGCTGATTGAAAGTCAACTTCAAGTCCTTCATTGACCTTTAACCACTCTTGTTCTTGGTAAGCCCGACCGTCTTGGACCCGGATTATCTCAGCAAAGAGACTGGTATCAAGGAGAGGTAAGTCACTAGCCGTGTCGAGATCATTTAAGCTTGATTGACCACTTGCTTCCACAGCAAAAATGGCAATCTTTTCCGACGCGTCTTTGAGGGCCCGGCCGATACCAGAGAGACTAGCTCCTGTTGATACCGCCGAGACAAAGGCATTCGGCGCTTTCCCACCTAAGGCCTCAATAATTTCCGGTCCCGTAGTCAGCTGGTGGACCACCGTGCAGGCATAGTCACTATCAGGATGGAGCAAGACTGCATGATCATTTTGACCACTCTCAATCGCAGCTTGTCTTTGCTCAGTGACTTTGTCAGGATCGCTGAGAGGATGAACGGTCATACCGTATTCACGAAGGGCTTTCAAGTCAGCCTCACTGACCACTTCATTAAGGAAGAAGTCCCCATCATAACCCTTAATAGCCGCTAGGCAAGCCAAGGAACGAATAGTGACAAAGTCAGCACAAACCACTAAAGTAGCCCCGCTAGCTAGGTCCCCCTTTTCTTCATAGACTTCCAGCAAATTTAATAAGGAACGGTCCTTGATGTGACCGGTTGGATTTTGCCTTTCTAATTTGACATAAACATCCGCTGCTTGGTAAGGGACTGACCGCTGTAATTTAATCAGTGGAGTCTCTCCAATGGTCAAGAGCAAATTATCCAGTTTTTCTACCATTTTACACACCTCTTCATCAGCTTCTGGCATTTATTATTACTATTTTAGCATAATCAACTAAGCAACTAAAGGTAAAGGGCTAGTCCTTGGCCTCCTCGAGGAGTTTCTCCAGGTCGTCCTTACTGTAGTGGTAATGACTATTACAGAAATGGCAAACGGTTTCTGCTTGACCATCTTCTTCAATAATGGCTTTGAGTTCCTGACTGCCTAGGCTGACTAAGCCCTTAGCAAAGCGTTCCTTGGTGCAGTCACAGGTAAAGCTTATCGGATGGGTAGACAAGATATTGGCTTGGCCTTCGCCTAAGAGACGTTCAATAATTTCCTCCAGGCTGGCATGCTGACTAAGTAATTTGGTGATGTGAGGGAGATCTTGAACGGTGCGCTCCAAGCGGCTAATGGTCTCTTCACTCGCTCCCGGCAGGACTTGTAACATCCAACCGCCCGCCTTATTGACTGATTCATCTGGATTGACCAGGACGCCCAGACCAATGGCAGAAGGAATTTGTTCCGAAGCCCCTAAATAATAAGTGAAATCCTCGGCAATCTCACCCGAAACAATCGGAGTTTGTCCACTAAATGGTTCCTTCAAACCCAGGTCCTTAGTGACTGAAAAGCTTCCTTCAGTGCCAACCACTTTACGGACATCCAACTTGCCTTGGTCATTCAAGTCAAGAGAAACATGGGGATTGTCAATATAACCTTTGACCTCGCCCGCTCCATTAGCGGTCGTGACAATTTTTCCACCCAAGCCATTGCCCTTAATTTGAACCGACATTCTGGCATCGTCTTTAATATCGCCAGCTAAGAGCAAAGTCCCGATTAGAGTCCGTCCCAAAGCGGCTGTGGCTGCGCTCCAGGTATCATGGCGTTGGTGGGCGTCCTCCACTAAGTCACCGGCATCGATCACACTACAACGTACAAAACCATCTTTAGAAATTGCTTTAACTAATTTATCTGTCATTTTTTAATTCCTTTCCTTAATGCCTTTTTATTATGCCTAAATCACCTATCAATAGCAAATGATTGATTTTACTGGTTCACAGCTAAATGGCCAGAGCATCCGTTCTGCTTTTGAATTTGGGTTGTTAAAAAGCCATGGCAATGTACCAGACTCTCATAAAATTTCTCATGAAAAAAGGACTGCGTCTTTTGGCGCAGTCCCAATTACTTAACCGATCAAGTTAAGCTTATTCTTTGTCATCATCATTTGATTCTTGGGAAGTGGCATTATCATGTTGAGTTTCATTTGCATGATCCTCACGGCGGTCTTCCTCTGGAGAGCTAATGGTCTCTTCCTTGGAATCATCGACCTCTTCTTGAACCTTCTTTTGACGTTCAATTTGAGATTTCTTCAAGTTCTCTTTGGCTTCTTCATAAGAAATCGGTTCATTTTCATGACCACTTTGTTGACTTTCATCATCATCTGGTAAATGACCGGTGTCAAATAAACTCTTAATTTGTTTAGCATTTAAGGTCTCTAGTTTCAAGAGATGTTCAGCAATCACACGGACTTGCTCCTTATGCTGACTTAAGATGTCTTTAGCCTCTTCTAGAGCTTGGTCCATTACCTTGCGGAGCTCTTGGTCAATTTTAGCTGCGGTTTCACCTGAATAGGATTTTTGTTGGTAAGGGTTGGTGCCTCTCATGGAGTGGTTTCCTTCATAAGAAATCGGGCCCAATTCCTCACTCATTCCATATTCAGTAATCATGCTACGGGCTAAAGAGGTTGCTTGTTCAAAGTCATTGGATGCCCCAGTGGTCTGGGTGTCGAAGAAGATTTCTTCTGAAGCACGTCCTCCAAGCAGCCCCACAATTTGTTCGTGAAGGTTTTTCTTGGAGTGCATGGTTTGATCTTCCTTAGGTAGCATCACTGCATACCCCCCTGCTTTACCACGAGGAACAATGGTTACCTTATGGACAACGCGGGCGTCGCTTAAGACCATGCCACAGACAGTATGTCCCGCCTCGTGGAAGGCGGTTACCCGGCGTTCTTCTAAGCTTGGTTGGCTGTTTGGTTTAGCCGGACCGGCAATCACACGGTCTTGGGCTTCATCCACATCTACCATCTCGATTCTCTTCTTATCCAAACGGGCAGCCAATAAGGCGGCTTCGTTGAGGACGTTTTCTAATTCCGCCCCAGTAAAGCCTGGTGTTTGTTGGGCAACCACTTTGAGGTCGACATTTTGAGCTAGTGGCTTGTTGCGGGCGTGGACTTTCAGAATGGCTTCCCGGCCCTTCACATCTGGACGACCGACTAAGATTTGGCGGTCAAAACGTCCTGGACGTAATAAAGCAGGGTCTAAAACATCAGAACGGTTGGTGGCCGCAATTACGATCACATTGTCTTTTTCTTCAAAACCGTCCATTTCAACTAAAAGTTGGTTGAGGGTTTGTTCCCGTTCATCGTGGCCACCGCTACCTGAAGCTGCGCCCCGTTGCCGACCAACCGCATCAATTTCATCAATG
The nucleotide sequence above comes from Aerococcus urinae. Encoded proteins:
- the lysS gene encoding lysine--tRNA ligase; the protein is MAKENQQHEAMNDQMQVRREKVDELIENGYQPFAKGFKRDALAQEIHDQYEAFDKDELADKAVFVNIAGRLMTKRGKGRAGFGHIQDGSGQIQIYVRKDEIGDKDYMDIWKKADLGDIIAVSGYVMRTNTGELSVKAEELKHLTKALRPLPDKYHGLQDKEQIYRQRHLDLITNRESYDRFVTRSKIISEIRRFLDQRGYLEVETPVLHNIPGGANARPFVTHHNALDIDLYLRIALELHLKRLIVGGMEKVYEIGRVFRNEGIDHTHNPEFTLLELYTAYSDMWDVMDLVEELYHHIASQVVGSTTIPYGDHQLDFSGQWRRVHMVDAIKEATGVDFWQEMTDEEARQLAKEHQVEFKDTDDFGKVVNEFFETFVEETLIQPTFVYGHPKSISPLARANEEDSRFTDRFEAFIAGAEAGNAFTELTDPIDQRQRFEAQVKERELGDDEAQHMDEDFVEALETGMPPTGGLGIGIDRLVMIFTNSDSIRDILLFPTMRNK
- the dusB gene encoding tRNA dihydrouridine synthase DusB, which codes for MIKIGNIEITNPIAVAPMAGVSNAAFRTIVKAQGAGLVVCEMISDQGIHFRNKKTLSMLHIEDEEWPLSVQIFGSQADSLAEAAQFIEANTKAAIIDINMGCPVNKVVKTDAGSKALLDPNEVYKRVKTVADAVSLPVTVKMRTGWDDDHILAVENALAAQEAGAKMIAMHGRTREQMYTGKANWDIIKQVSQHLSVPFYGNGDIRTPEAAKYALDNYGVDGVMVGRGCLGNPWVIHRMVHYVETGELLPEKTGLERIEACKDHLTRLVDLKGESVGVREFRSMVAYYLKGIPRSAKVKVACTQADSYQEVVDLLNNFAKATKEREKAPKRQRLSREERLAQREAAKNR
- a CDS encoding pyridoxal-phosphate dependent enzyme, which translates into the protein MVEKLDNLLLTIGETPLIKLQRSVPYQAADVYVKLERQNPTGHIKDRSLLNLLEVYEEKGDLASGATLVVCADFVTIRSLACLAAIKGYDGDFFLNEVVSEADLKALREYGMTVHPLSDPDKVTEQRQAAIESGQNDHAVLLHPDSDYACTVVHQLTTGPEIIEALGGKAPNAFVSAVSTGASLSGIGRALKDASEKIAIFAVEASGQSSLNDLDTASDLPLLDTSLFAEIIRVQDGRAYQEQEWLKVNEGLEVDFQSALAITGAIAIAERLGRGHKVVTIANGR
- the hslO gene encoding Hsp33 family molecular chaperone HslO, giving the protein MTDKLVKAISKDGFVRCSVIDAGDLVEDAHQRHDTWSAATAALGRTLIGTLLLAGDIKDDARMSVQIKGNGLGGKIVTTANGAGEVKGYIDNPHVSLDLNDQGKLDVRKVVGTEGSFSVTKDLGLKEPFSGQTPIVSGEIAEDFTYYLGASEQIPSAIGLGVLVNPDESVNKAGGWMLQVLPGASEETISRLERTVQDLPHITKLLSQHASLEEIIERLLGEGQANILSTHPISFTCDCTKERFAKGLVSLGSQELKAIIEEDGQAETVCHFCNSHYHYSKDDLEKLLEEAKD
- the ftsH gene encoding ATP-dependent zinc metalloprotease FtsH translates to MQRKGSKRPNNFFSSGLIIIVIFLALLGIVNFFSSGGNSAASEEINQSEFIQKLKDKEIETVQIKPRAGAYEITGKYREDKEGSESSTSNNIPILNNTELDQAKGFIVHVLPNDSTLSAINQAAEDSGTEVVAQEEDQTNMWISLIMSAIPLIFFVFIMYMMFSQTQGGGRNNPMQMGKSRVEDVSKKSRVKFSDVAGCEEEKEELVELVDFLRAPKKYHDIGARIPKGVLLEGPPGTGKTLLAKAVAGEANVPFYSISGSEFVEMFVGVGASRVRDLFDTAKKNSPAIIFIDEIDAVGRQRGAASGSGGHDEREQTLNQLLVEMDGFEEKDNVIVIAATNRSDVLDPALLRPGRFDRQILVGRPDVKGREAILKVHARNKPLAQNVDLKVVAQQTPGFTGAELENVLNEAALLAARLDKKRIEMVDVDEAQDRVIAGPAKPNSQPSLEERRVTAFHEAGHTVCGMVLSDARVVHKVTIVPRGKAGGYAVMLPKEDQTMHSKKNLHEQIVGLLGGRASEEIFFDTQTTGASNDFEQATSLARSMITEYGMSEELGPISYEGNHSMRGTNPYQQKSYSGETAAKIDQELRKVMDQALEEAKDILSQHKEQVRVIAEHLLKLETLNAKQIKSLFDTGHLPDDDESQQSGHENEPISYEEAKENLKKSQIERQKKVQEEVDDSKEETISSPEEDRREDHANETQHDNATSQESNDDDKE